A genomic stretch from Poecilia reticulata strain Guanapo linkage group LG20, Guppy_female_1.0+MT, whole genome shotgun sequence includes:
- the tnfsf10 gene encoding tumor necrosis factor ligand superfamily member 10 isoform X2 gives MTGSGPKLGVLLLVAVLLQTVVVTITVLHFTSALNSMKETFARSSVSCLTGSDLQSVTAVRGDPCWQVTQQLHLLIEKSLSQRYQRRISSAVRDEVSRVLPSLVMEDRASPRPKVAAHVTGSFVSKLERDGGAAVPAGRRVQGQKISWWEGQKGLAFLQDVQLLDGELVVSHPGLYYVYAQTYFRHTHSLEENSEEAEDRGKPLLQYVYKKVNSYPVPILLMKTSRTSCWSRGSDFSLHSAHQGGLFPLTTGDRLFVTVTNASAVDMDEKSSFFGAFLIS, from the exons ATGACGGGCTCCGGTCCGAAGCTGGGCGTCCTGCTGCTTGTGGCGGTTCTGCTGCAGACGGTGGTCGTCACCATCACGGTGCTGCACTTCACCTCGGCTCTGAACTCG ATGAAAGAGACGTTCGCCAGGAGCAGCGTTTCCTGTCTGACAGGCTCCGACCTGCAGAGCGTCACGGCTGTACGAGGAGATCCATGCTGGCAGGTGACCCAGCAGCTCCACCTGCTCATCGAAAAG TCTCTGTCTCAGCGCTACCAGAGGCGGATTTCATCAGCAGTCAGAG ATGAAGTGTCCCGTGTGTTGCCCTCACTAGTGATGGAGGACAGGGCTTCACCTCGCCCCAAAGTTGCCGCTCATGTCACGGGGAGTTTTGTGTCCAAACTGGAGCGAGACGGAGGAG CTGCAGTTCCTGCAGGGCGACGCGTTCAGGGCCAGAAGATTTCGTGGTGGGAGGGTCAGAAGGGCCTGGCGTTCCTGCAGGACGTCCAGCTGCTGGACGGGGAGCTGGTGGTGTCGCATCCTGGCCTCTACTACGTCTACGCCCAGACGTATTTCAGGCACACCCACTCCCTGGAGGAGAACAGCGAGGAGGCGGAGGACCGGGGGAAACCCCTGCTGCAGTACGTCTACAAAAAG GTGAACTCCTACCCGGTTCCCATCCTGCTGATGAAGACCAGCCGGACCTCCTGCTGGTCCCGCGGCTCCGACTTCTCTCTGCACTCCGCCCACCAGGGGGGGCTGTTCCCGCTCACCACTGGTGACCGCCTGTTTGTGACGGTGACCAACGCCTCTGCTGTGGACATGGACGAGAAGAGCAGCTTCTTCGGAGCGTTTCTCATCAGTTAG
- the tnfsf10 gene encoding tumor necrosis factor ligand superfamily member 10 isoform X1 has protein sequence MTGSGPKLGVLLLVAVLLQTVVVTITVLHFTSALNSMKETFARSSVSCLTGSDLQSVTAVRGDPCWQVTQQLHLLIEKSLSQRYQRRISSAVRDEVSRVLPSLVMEDRASPRPKVAAHVTGSFVSKLERDGGVSAAVPAGRRVQGQKISWWEGQKGLAFLQDVQLLDGELVVSHPGLYYVYAQTYFRHTHSLEENSEEAEDRGKPLLQYVYKKVNSYPVPILLMKTSRTSCWSRGSDFSLHSAHQGGLFPLTTGDRLFVTVTNASAVDMDEKSSFFGAFLIS, from the exons ATGACGGGCTCCGGTCCGAAGCTGGGCGTCCTGCTGCTTGTGGCGGTTCTGCTGCAGACGGTGGTCGTCACCATCACGGTGCTGCACTTCACCTCGGCTCTGAACTCG ATGAAAGAGACGTTCGCCAGGAGCAGCGTTTCCTGTCTGACAGGCTCCGACCTGCAGAGCGTCACGGCTGTACGAGGAGATCCATGCTGGCAGGTGACCCAGCAGCTCCACCTGCTCATCGAAAAG TCTCTGTCTCAGCGCTACCAGAGGCGGATTTCATCAGCAGTCAGAG ATGAAGTGTCCCGTGTGTTGCCCTCACTAGTGATGGAGGACAGGGCTTCACCTCGCCCCAAAGTTGCCGCTCATGTCACGGGGAGTTTTGTGTCCAAACTGGAGCGAGACGGAGGAG tttcagCTGCAGTTCCTGCAGGGCGACGCGTTCAGGGCCAGAAGATTTCGTGGTGGGAGGGTCAGAAGGGCCTGGCGTTCCTGCAGGACGTCCAGCTGCTGGACGGGGAGCTGGTGGTGTCGCATCCTGGCCTCTACTACGTCTACGCCCAGACGTATTTCAGGCACACCCACTCCCTGGAGGAGAACAGCGAGGAGGCGGAGGACCGGGGGAAACCCCTGCTGCAGTACGTCTACAAAAAG GTGAACTCCTACCCGGTTCCCATCCTGCTGATGAAGACCAGCCGGACCTCCTGCTGGTCCCGCGGCTCCGACTTCTCTCTGCACTCCGCCCACCAGGGGGGGCTGTTCCCGCTCACCACTGGTGACCGCCTGTTTGTGACGGTGACCAACGCCTCTGCTGTGGACATGGACGAGAAGAGCAGCTTCTTCGGAGCGTTTCTCATCAGTTAG
- the msl2b gene encoding E3 ubiquitin-protein ligase MSL2b, giving the protein MNPVNATALYVSASRSVLQCDPGDPRELAELCKVLPFFRQSLSCLVCGNLLQDPIAPTNSSCQHYVCRGCKGQRMQLKPSCSWCKDYARFEENRQLSLLVRCYRKLCLYITQSPLAPHLASAAGDSPDLQAILEEGLALAESEPEIVSGSPSSPPPRTAPDEAQPPTEVKDEERGTTVNGLHDCNGLVGSDSLQPVAVETGGGVVKQEGFSEELPVCVSVSAGGGAGLCDIGHFGEELKHSGGALLLSVEEVLRTLETDPAEPDYPALNGPHRLDPACLILDSGPRFPHPHLLPQPSAVAPHVPPRCHRKRSRSESDSEKVQPLNITSLLRGPALPAPQHHAATAKHEPRFPTAAPHSHLAPVPNGGHPKVGKTVLVHNKALKKTMEHHGPNKKPYTKPRQGAPKPRTQPRDRAPPHQHPLSHPPSPSKPLYKKPVEKKGCKCGRATQNPSVLTCRGQRCPCYSNRKACLDCICRGCQNSYMANGEKKLEAFAVPEKALEQTRLTLGINLTSITAAALRSPAAGSPGGALLNVTTATGAPVSAAFLSGAGHDNRAFEESLEMRFDC; this is encoded by the exons ATGAACCCGGTGAATGCGACCGCTCTCTACGTGTCGGCGAGCCGCTCGGTGCTGCAGTGCGACCCCGGAGATCCCCGGGAGCTGGCGGAGCTCTGCAAGGTTTTGCCGTTTTTCCGCCAGTCCCTGTCCTGCCTGGTCTGTG GTAACCTGCTGCAGGACCCCATCGCTCCCACCAACTCGTCCTGCCAGCACTACGTCTGCCGCGGCTGTAAAGGTCAGCGGATGCAGCTGAAGCCGTCCTGCAGCTGGTGCAAGGACTACGCCCGCTTCGAGGAGAACCGCCAGCTCTCGCTGCTCGTCCGCTGCTACAGGAAGCTCTGCCTCTACATCACGCAGTCTCCGCTGGCGCCGCACCTCGCCAGCGCCGCCGGCGACTCTCCGGACCTGCAGGCTATCCTGGAGGAGGGGCTGGCGCTGGCCGAGAGCGAGCCGGAGATCGTCTCCGGGTCGCCGTCGTCACCGCCGCCTAGGACTGCGCCAGACGAGGCTCAGCCCCCGACGGAGGTCAAAGACGAGGAGCGGGGCACTACAGTGAACGGGCTCCACGACTGCAACGGCCTAGTGGGCTCGGACTCGCTGCAGCCCGTCGCTGTGGAAACGGGCGGGGGCGTGGTCAAGCAGGAGGGCTTCTCGGAGGAGCTGCcagtgtgtgtgagcgtgtcgGCCGGCGGGGGGGCGGGGCTCTGCGACATCGGCCATTTTGGGGAGGAGCTGAAGCACAGCGGGGGGGCTCTGCTGCTCAGCGTTGAGGAAGTGCTCAGGACTCTGGAGACGGACCCCGCCGAGCCCGACTACCCCGCCCTGAACGGGCCGCACCGCCTCGACCCCGCCTGCCTCATCCTGGACAGCGGCCCCCGCTTTCCCCACCCCCACCTGTTGCCCCAGCCCTCCGCCGTCGCCCCCCACGTCCCGCCACGCTGCCACCGCAAGCGCTCCCGCTCGGAAAGCGACAGCGAGAAGGTGCAGCCCCTCAACATCACCAGCCTCCTGCGGGGGCCCGCACTCCCCGCCCCGCAGCACCATGCCGCCACCGCCAAACATGAGCCCAGGTTCCCCACAGCCGCGCCCCACTCCCACCTGGCGCCAGTCCCCAACGGCGGCCACCCAAAGGTCGGCAAGACGGTTCTGGTCCACAACAAGGCCCTGAAGAAGACCATGGAGCACCACGGGCCAAACAAGAAGCCCTACACCAAACCCCGGCAGGGGGCCCCCAAACCGCGCACCCAGCCCCGCGACAGGGCGCCACCCCACCAACACCCCCTCTCTCACCCGCCGAGCCCCTCCAAGCCGCTCTACAAGAAACCTGTGGAGAAGAAAGGCTGCAAGTGCGGCAGAGCAACGCAGAACCCATCAGTGTtgacctgcagggggcagcgTTGTCCCTGCTACTCCAACCGCAAG GCGTGTCTGGACTGCATCTGCCGCGGCTGCCAGAACTCCTACATGGCCAACGGCGAGAAGAAGCTGGAGGCCTTCGCCGTGCCGGAGAAGGCTCTGGAGCAGACCCGCCTCACGCTGGGCATCAACCTCACCAGCATCACGGCGGCCGCCCTGCGGAGCCCCGCCGCCGGCTCCCCGGGCGGCGCCCTCCTCAATGTCACCACGGCGACCGGCGCACCCGTCTCCGCCGCCTTCCTGTCGGGCGCCGGCCACGACAACCGGGCCTTTGAGGAGTCGCTGGAGATGCGGTTTGACTGTTGA